In Besnoitia besnoiti strain Bb-Ger1 chromosome Unknown contig00130, whole genome shotgun sequence, the genomic stretch AATGGTActtttttagcatattatgcggtgttaaaagtaatcccatccaaaaccggtggtttgttagtatttatgtcctctctcattaacttagctcttttatctgaaattcgagctttgaatactcgaatgttgatacgacaacattttatgactcgaaatgtagtcagtggatgggtaattatttgggtatacagtatgatcttcttgattattattggtagtgctattccacaagcgacttatatcttatatggtagattagctactatcgtatatcttactaccggattggttctatgcttatactaaatcaatagttataatgactacagcttccaagcaaacatgattaccgtgatattgaaatccaacacttttagctgtcttaagcagtccagtgggtggtggtgtactgcaatcataaagaacttggttgtctgtatctcataaccggagtcatcttcagtattctaggaactataatgtctttgtttattcgatttgagttatacagttctggatcgcggatcattgtacagagacgatagctactttgtaataacgatacatggcctagctatgatctttatgttcttaatgcctgctttgtacggaggatatggtaacttctttgtaccaatatatattggtggttcggaagtcgttttcccaagaactaacgcgatctcctattttctagtaccattagtgaactcttttggtctgatcctaagtacgcagtgagctaactagatacaaggaacttgacaagcattaatagatttatataaacgacaaggacatgaagtctactggattttataatacagggttgaactgttGTAAAAGATCATTTGTGTTATGTgtctatcacaaaccattgagattacgaagttcatggttttgggctcgatgggagtgtctctcaataactagctgagtgcttgtacggaggatatggtaacttctttgtaccaatatatattggtggttcggaagtcgttttcccaagaactaacgcgatctcctattttctagtaccattaggttctgtgttgttaactcaaagtactttgttccgagtttggtagtggtcttggttggacaatgtatcctcaCACTAAGTatagcttgatggtgttaaatccagaggcaactgattggattatcgggagtcttgcagtactaggaattagtagtattttaagttctattaacttccttggtacttgcgtctttcactggttctaatgctggtgctaagaactatattctatatatctgggctaaTCAttatttactgcccttatgttagtcttcactctacctattcttactggtgattagttatgatccttcttgatctacacgtaaacgactgaattttatgattctatgtattctggtgatagtgtactaTTAGTcacatctattctggttcttcggacatccagagaGTATACaattctaattttacctgctttttggtgtagtctcgcagacattatctatgtatgctgctagatctgtcttcggtggacaatctatgatcttagctatgggttgtatttctattctaggttccttagtatgggcacatcatatgatgacagtcggtctagaggtagataccagagcttatttctctgctatgactattatgattgcaattcctaccggtactaagattttcaactggttaggtacctatatggctagccatacaactacaagaactgtagatctatgggctgctcttagttttatcctattgtttactctaggtggtactacaggtgtagtttatgggtaacgctggtatggatattgccctacatgatacatactatattgtagctcatttccatttcgtattatctcttggtgcaagtactagctactatatgtggctttatcttctatagcagagatatgttcggagatactgtaaatctattccatgtaaataccggtgcttctccatattttaagcatctggtttgtagtcttcttaggtagtatcttattaatttttcatccctatgcatatacttggtttcaacgttatgccaagaaggatacagattaccctgattatctttgttatattaatacatggtgttcaattggttctatatccacaatagttatcatcttaactatgctctgcattaagtatagtggtatccagcgtatatttgaaaaaccaacatttgtatacaagctgtacgaatatcatgacattcactttggtagtcgccttcttaatgttagtctgtacggaatacttaggactatctctttatattaatgataatgcatttggtaatggacttttcatcttaactggtatacattttagccatgttattgttggagctatccttgtattcttcactcaaagtatctatagttctttagttacttacatgcctacaagctctataatgctaagcaaatctaaaggtatgttatgcaagatctttacagaaccattcactattttatatctacactttgtagaaaccatgtggatattaatccacattacattctatctctaaatcatataacggtcgtaaggtacgccggggataacaggtcagataatattgggagttctaatcctcggattgtatcagcacctccatgtcggctcattactcccttgttattgaacaagattcagttaggaacgctagttcaccgtcagatgtaatacgtgagctgggttaagaacgtctggagacagtttgttccctatctaccatattatctaattggtttaattttcttacaaacggcttttggtttgattgaattatcgcacccagataactccataccagtgaaccggtttgtaactccgcttcatatcgtacttgaatggtactttttagcatattatgcggtgttaaaagtatTCCATCcaaaaaccggtggtttgttagtatttatgttatcaacatgtcaatgaaatatcaacaacgatgaaacttatttggttaacataacaacatagaaggtaaagctggattacgttcaaactttacactggatacgtttcaatgttaacttactaaataccatgggagcgaagagaatctaatatgtaactcgttcatggaaatcaaaagagctttcactgattgtatttatgaaacgtgattagttcactagccaacacgatccggttgtttgggaataatatccctatttaaagggattgatatgtgctaccaataacacagtcggtacgagtcgaacaaggtagttgatggtgaacagtggctgaacaaaccttttattgattatgctgactttagtccgagaaactacagttctgcttaaactgaggagttcaagtaggtacaaaccgtacaaggattaattatgtccatctgtgcatctaagttgagactatcggttatatattttagacgctaacttcccggctaaatttgacttattaaaccagcctgggatcataaaagtactatgtatggtaagattgagcgtggactatcgaatgaaacaatgtgctccaacgctagtctaagtctctaacataccttttacctacaactgtacggaacgttaaaacctccaggcaaagaacttggtattctgttctaattccccgtggtaaacacagtcaacgaatggcgaAGGAgattcatatgttatgcagtgtcttaggagagatactctagatttagcattcatctacagctacggtaactgttgtgtttaaatagcggttaacctttccttttccttacgtactcagggcatgcaataccaatcagataacaactgaagctagactccatgttacacttactaaaatgggattcctaggttgatataaactacctttttctggggagtatatactacgagttggactactggtttagatcttgaaggtctttgtttaccggatccaagttctcttgtgcttttcatgaccatcatgttaagtgcattagcagagcatagttaagatgataactattgtggatatagaaccaattgaacaccatgtattaatataacaaagataatcagggtaatctggtatccttcttggcataacgttgtgtagttatatgaagcgtacattccttaatatctggaacaatagattatggttaggtagtggaacaaggagagcgtctgttgtacatcaacactagatactgctaataccactgtagaggtatagtatataatccctgcccggtgcagtaaaatgtaaacggcggctgtattatgacggtccaaaggtaggtaaatccttgtcgggtaattatcgtcgtgcgtgaaagttggtccgactcttcacatgtcgtttatctaaaactttcttaaatagaattatctttgaatatgaggatccagatggcccgacggttagaccctgagcacctttacatcccttaaatcatatacaggatcaaatcttccttgagcgactcgacaggcactagagatagcgtgaaagctcttttgatttccatgaacggagttacatattagattctcttcgctcccatggtatttagtaagttaacattgaaacgtatccagtgtaaagtttgaacgtaatccagctttaccttctatgttgttatgttaaccaaataagtttcatcgttgttgatatttcattgacatgttgataacataaatactaacaaaccaccggttttggatgggattacttttaacaccgcataatatgctaaaaagtaccattcaggtacgatatgaagcggagttacaaaccggttcactggtatggagttatctgggtgcgataattcgacatagctgtgatgttaaggagcataggagatgctacacgccttaattggtactgcattgatataattatcgtacaagcactcagctagttattgaaacacacttcccttctcgccgttagcatgatctcaaagtaccagaagccatttgatctatatagtataacgggacattagaccgaacctgcgatagataaatatatcttggatgattgtatattagcggctaaatgtcaatcaaacatgcgaattttaggttttccatgaaat encodes the following:
- a CDS encoding putative apocytochrome b (encoded by transcript BESB_024640); amino-acid sequence: MLSALSIVVSSVYLKNQHLYTSCTNIMTFTLVVAFLIYVELSHPDNSIPVNRFVTPLHIVPEWYFLAYYAVLKVIPSKTGGLLVFMLSTCQ
- a CDS encoding cytochrome b6 subfamily protein (encoded by transcript BESB_024630), with product MTFTLVVAFLMLVCTEYLGLSLYINDNAFGNGLFILTGIHFSHVIVGAILFVPYLPYYLIGLIFLQTAFGLIELSHPDNSIPVNRFVTPLHIVLEWYFLAYYAVLKVFHPKTGGLLVFMLSTCQ